A genomic segment from Necator americanus strain Aroian chromosome III, whole genome shotgun sequence encodes:
- a CDS encoding hypothetical protein (NECATOR_CHRIII.G11403.T1), whose translation MSRHQGRYVDSFSITPSFGMQHGGQRSSTHGEHPHSQNYQHRQQQDPYRGSNEYDTYTKLIIVSHGETINEVFPQWLRLAYKAGEEYYQAYDLNMPVTIPKRPAEHYRYDPPLTEHGNFTAEFIGKGIKLAGYDPYMIYSSPELRCVQTAAGISRAAGDVPICIEPALADWAQLVPEDSSKNWLSFDKLKSFGYPIVEGYRPHLSSLPKRESPEDYLRRLSSFVKDLSKSTNRMAVLVTNSHAIEVARNNTWTTAEQICQIKKMIRNCATCEVGVDSNNRVTALQPMMLPFTKTLKEAQEKTMAK comes from the exons ATGAGTCGCCATCAAGGACGTTACGTCG attCCTTTAGCATCACCCCATCGTTTGGTATGCAACACGGTGGGCAAAGAAGTTCAACGCACGGGGAGCATCCGCATTCGCAAAATTATCAGCACAGGCAGCAGCAAGATCCGTATAGGGGATCTAACGAGTATGATACGTATACGAAACTCATAATAG TTTCTCACGGGGAAACTATCAATGAGGTTTTCCCACAATGGCTGAGACTTGCCTACAAAGCCGGAGAAGAATATTATCAAGCTTACGACTTGAACATGCCGGTAACCATTCCTAA GCGTCCTGCTGAACATTATCGATACGATCCACCGCTTACTGAACATGGCAATTTTACCGCGGAGTTCATAGGGAAAGGAATAAAACTGGCAGGATACGATCCATACATG ATTTATTCCTCACCTGAACTGAGATGTGTACAAACGGCTGCTGGTATCTCGCGCGCTGCTGGAGATGTTCCAATATGCATTGAGCCAGCTCTTGCCGATTGGGCGCAGCTGGTCCCTGAAGATTCCTCCAAGAACTGGCTCAGTTTTGACAAg CTTAAATCATTTGGATATCCCATCGTTGAAGGATACAGACCCCATCTCTCCTCTCTGCCTAAACGTGAATCGCCAGAAGACTATCTTCGAAGACTCAGCTCATTCGTCAAAGATCTATCGAAATCAACAAATAG AATGGCCGTCCTCGTTACCAACTCACACGCAATTGAGGTGGCCAGGAACAATACATGGACTACCGCCGAACAGATTTGCCAG ATCAAGAAGATGATTCGCAATTGCGCTACTTGCGAGGTTGGAGTTGATTCAAATAACAGG GTAACTGCGCTCCAACCCATGATGCTGCCATTTACGAAGACTCTCAAGGAGGCTCAAGAAAAGACGATGGCCAAGTAG
- a CDS encoding hypothetical protein (NECATOR_CHRIII.G11404.T1), whose translation MRAAWAAFAAVRKATAQLTDHDLRAHLFDSTVLPSLCYAAETWADTAATSRKLLTTHRTLERCLLKFNRRTQHLAGLRSSDLRGMSRLRDPAEYVSKAKHRWAGHIMRRIDDRWTKRTLECIPKDAKRPRGRPPTRWGDVFAAWMDQLRAQLDTAQGPRQRHTRSLRTSWMTMARERNEWKRCWGPHVQ comes from the coding sequence atgagagcagcatgggcagcattcgcagccgtcaggaaAGCTACGgcccaactgacggaccatgatcttcgtgcccatctgttcgactcgacagtccttccatcactctgttacgcagcggagacgtgggcagacactgcggccacgtctaggaagctacttactacccacagaaccctcgagagatgtctcctgaagtttaaccggcgcacacaacaccttgccggtcttcgtagctccgacttaagaggaatgtctcgtcttcgcgacccagcggaatatgtatcgaaagcaaaacatagatgggccggtcacatcatgagaagaatcgacgatagatggactaaaagaacgctagagtgcaTTCCAaaggacgctaaacgcccccgagggagaccgccaacgagatggggtgacgtgttcgctgcatggatggaccagctgagagctcagctggatacggctcaaggacctcgtcaacgtcacacacgaagcttgagaacatcttggatgacaatggcgagggaacgaaacgagtggaagagatgctggggcccgcacgtccagtga